The Tissierella sp. genome has a segment encoding these proteins:
- a CDS encoding DUF3991 domain-containing protein: MEVKRYTDEEINEANNVSIVDYINNLNLETKRAGKTFKLEGHGGLYIDPIKNKWNCFSKGKGGGPIQLVMFLENNTWVEAVKTLLGNNYESSHVNLSHKIIDKETSKEFILPKKNKTFNHIIAYLIKTRGIDKDMVYNCIQSKTLYEDERRNCVFVGYDKEGVPKYAGLRGTNSSKEFKGEVENSNKAFSFNIPGETNKLYIFESPIEVMSYLTLQKKFKYHEEFNHHMLSLGCLAPVALNQYLEDNPNIGELNICLNNDKWGIDAANHIKKEYQDRYKINIEFPELKDFNEDLVHINRNIKNN, translated from the coding sequence ATGGAAGTTAAAAGATATACTGATGAAGAAATAAATGAAGCGAACAATGTCAGCATAGTAGATTACATAAATAATTTGAATTTAGAAACTAAAAGAGCTGGAAAGACTTTTAAGCTAGAAGGTCATGGTGGATTATATATCGATCCTATAAAAAACAAATGGAACTGTTTTTCTAAGGGCAAAGGTGGAGGCCCAATTCAATTAGTTATGTTTTTGGAAAATAATACTTGGGTAGAAGCAGTAAAGACTTTACTAGGTAACAACTATGAAAGTAGTCATGTAAACTTAAGTCATAAGATTATTGATAAAGAAACTAGTAAGGAATTTATTCTACCAAAGAAAAATAAAACCTTTAATCATATAATTGCATACTTAATTAAAACCAGAGGTATTGATAAGGATATGGTATATAACTGTATTCAAAGTAAAACACTTTATGAAGATGAAAGAAGAAATTGTGTATTTGTTGGATATGATAAAGAAGGAGTACCAAAATATGCAGGTCTTAGGGGTACTAACTCAAGTAAGGAATTTAAGGGAGAAGTTGAGAATAGTAATAAAGCTTTTTCTTTCAATATCCCAGGAGAGACTAATAAACTCTATATATTTGAATCTCCTATAGAAGTAATGAGTTATTTAACACTACAAAAGAAGTTTAAATATCATGAAGAATTCAATCACCATATGCTATCATTAGGATGTTTAGCTCCTGTAGCATTAAATCAATATTTAGAAGATAATCCTAATATAGGAGAGTTAAATATATGCCTTAATAATGATAAATGGGGTATTGATGCTGCTAATCATATAAAAAAAGAATACCAGGATAGATATAAGATAAATATAGAGTTTCCCGAGCTAAAAGATTTTAATGAGGATCTGGTTCATATTAATAGAAATATAAAAAACAATTAA
- a CDS encoding DUF5698 domain-containing protein translates to MTTNVIFALIGLFLITAFTNILATLKTILMSKKIMNPVYILVFADAMIFATTVSKVTSSDGIQFTVAYALGRTLGVFIGGKIEDRLALGIMEVDLFLNDKDKTIKIADKLRKTGYTVNNSIVGGNNEEERYKIEIVIKRKEFNVLEDIIEEFGVHNPTFKIKTLNKVHGKITTTRVKEA, encoded by the coding sequence ATGACGACAAATGTTATATTTGCACTGATTGGTTTGTTTTTGATTACTGCTTTTACAAATATTTTAGCAACATTAAAAACAATATTGATGTCTAAAAAGATTATGAATCCAGTTTATATATTAGTATTTGCAGATGCTATGATTTTCGCAACTACGGTTAGTAAAGTTACTAGCTCGGATGGTATTCAATTTACAGTAGCATATGCTTTGGGTAGAACTTTAGGAGTTTTTATAGGCGGTAAGATTGAGGATAGATTAGCACTTGGCATTATGGAAGTAGATTTATTTCTTAATGATAAGGATAAAACAATTAAAATTGCAGACAAACTTAGAAAAACAGGGTATACAGTTAACAATTCTATCGTTGGTGGAAACAATGAGGAAGAAAGATATAAAATTGAAATTGTTATTAAAAGAAAAGAATTTAATGTACTTGAAGATATTATAGAAGAATTTGGTGTTCATAACCCAACATTCAAGATAAAAACATTAAATAAGGTACATGGTAAAATAACTACTACAAGAGTTAAAGAAGCTTAG
- a CDS encoding 4Fe-4S binding protein, giving the protein MLKYRRWIQILALIVFSFLIVKGKVQIWMVIFLGSLLLSTFLGRFYCGYICPINTVMEVIDDDASKKKRKRIKTPTWISHNTIRVGVLILFLGTMIFVFKTGKRLPVLPILFALGVLLTIFFEPSLWHRYLCPYGTLFSVFSSKSKNGYKVGTEGCIRCGMCVKSCPADAIAWDDKERDPVINKKECIVCGRCAKVCPKKVIDYK; this is encoded by the coding sequence ATGTTAAAGTATAGAAGATGGATACAGATATTAGCTTTAATTGTTTTTAGTTTCTTAATAGTGAAAGGGAAAGTCCAGATTTGGATGGTAATTTTTTTAGGGAGTTTATTATTATCAACTTTTCTAGGGAGGTTTTATTGCGGATATATATGCCCTATAAATACTGTTATGGAAGTAATTGATGATGATGCATCCAAGAAAAAAAGGAAGAGAATCAAAACTCCTACTTGGATAAGTCATAATACTATAAGAGTAGGTGTGTTAATACTATTTTTAGGAACAATGATATTTGTTTTTAAAACTGGTAAAAGATTGCCTGTACTTCCAATTTTATTCGCACTTGGTGTATTGTTGACTATATTTTTCGAGCCAAGTTTATGGCATAGATACCTATGTCCCTATGGAACTTTGTTTTCAGTGTTTTCAAGTAAAAGTAAAAATGGATATAAAGTTGGAACTGAAGGATGTATTAGATGTGGAATGTGTGTAAAGTCTTGTCCTGCAGATGCAATAGCATGGGATGATAAAGAAAGAGATCCTGTAATTAATAAAAAGGAATGTATTGTATGTGGAAGATGTGCAAAGGTTTGTCCAAAGAAAGTAATAGACTATAAATAA
- a CDS encoding D-cysteine desulfhydrase family protein yields the protein MNLPKSINFANLPTKIEKLERLSQELGSQIYIKRDDQTGSEISGNKVRKLEFAVQEALDNGCDYLITCGGIQSNHARATAAVAAKLGIGSYLVLRGKKEADLEGNYFLDRILGARIKLITTEEYKNYRMDVMEEIKNELAKEGHKAYILPEGASNGIGSLGYCKAMEEILMQENELGIKFDAIVTAVGSGGTYAGLYYMNQIKNNNAIIYGVNVCNDAEHFRNIIGKLIKEISKYTRKEIPVNKEEIDILDGYVGKGYALSRAEEIEFIHKLAKLEGIILDPVYTGKAMYGLVEEIKKGRFNKHKNILFIHTGGIYGWTNFSRGML from the coding sequence ATGAATTTACCAAAATCAATTAATTTTGCAAATCTTCCAACTAAAATTGAAAAATTAGAAAGATTAAGTCAAGAATTAGGTTCACAAATCTACATAAAAAGAGATGATCAAACAGGTAGCGAAATATCTGGAAACAAGGTAAGAAAATTAGAATTTGCTGTACAAGAGGCATTGGACAATGGATGTGATTATTTAATTACTTGTGGAGGTATACAATCAAATCATGCTAGAGCGACAGCAGCTGTAGCCGCAAAGCTAGGTATAGGATCTTATCTTGTTCTTAGAGGAAAAAAAGAGGCTGATTTAGAGGGAAATTATTTTTTAGATAGGATACTTGGAGCTAGGATAAAGCTCATTACTACCGAAGAGTACAAAAACTATAGAATGGATGTTATGGAAGAAATCAAAAATGAATTGGCTAAAGAAGGGCATAAAGCATATATATTGCCAGAAGGAGCATCCAATGGAATAGGCTCCTTGGGATATTGCAAGGCTATGGAAGAGATACTAATGCAAGAAAATGAACTGGGTATAAAGTTTGATGCCATAGTTACAGCTGTAGGATCTGGTGGAACCTATGCAGGCTTATACTATATGAATCAGATTAAAAATAATAATGCAATAATTTATGGAGTAAATGTCTGTAATGATGCAGAGCATTTTAGAAATATTATAGGAAAGCTAATTAAAGAGATATCTAAGTATACTCGAAAAGAAATTCCTGTAAATAAAGAAGAGATAGATATATTAGATGGATATGTGGGGAAAGGATATGCATTAAGCAGAGCAGAAGAGATAGAATTTATTCATAAACTAGCTAAACTAGAAGGGATAATATTGGATCCAGTATATACTGGAAAGGCTATGTATGGTTTAGTAGAAGAAATAAAAAAAGGAAGATTTAATAAACACAAAAATATTTTATTTATCCACACAGGTGGAATATATGGATGGACTAATTTTTCAAGAGGAATGTTATAA
- a CDS encoding HAD hydrolase family protein: MLIYEIPGRDNIDIKNIVFDYNGTIAVDGKLIVGVQELINKLSESANIYILTADTYGTVEKECMGINAKVLTFPKENAGESKKEIVKKLSGSNTICLGNGFNDIPMFEEAILSIAVIEGEGTSGKLLAKADIVTRSIIDALEILLNKIMVKATLRN; this comes from the coding sequence ATGTTGATATATGAAATACCTGGCAGAGACAATATTGATATCAAAAATATTGTCTTTGACTACAATGGCACCATAGCAGTAGATGGAAAATTAATTGTTGGAGTTCAAGAGTTAATAAATAAGTTATCAGAAAGCGCAAATATCTACATCCTAACAGCTGATACATATGGAACTGTAGAAAAAGAATGTATGGGTATTAATGCTAAGGTTTTAACATTTCCTAAAGAAAATGCTGGGGAATCTAAAAAAGAAATAGTGAAAAAATTAAGCGGTAGTAACACTATTTGTCTAGGAAATGGCTTTAATGATATACCAATGTTTGAAGAGGCTATATTATCTATTGCTGTAATTGAAGGGGAAGGTACTTCAGGAAAATTGTTAGCTAAAGCAGATATAGTAACTAGGTCTATTATAGATGCTCTAGAAATACTACTTAATAAAATTATGGTTAAGGCAACCTTAAGAAATTAA
- a CDS encoding aldehyde dehydrogenase — MDDISIKEAFNLKREYFDNGNTKSYDFRFHKLQILKDAIKRYELEIVDALYKDLHKSDFEAFTSEIGFVYDEINYIMKHLKSWMKPKKVATPVTTYPAKSYLYSEPLGVVLIVGPWNYPFHLLMAPLVGAIAAGNCAILKPSNQANNTAKVVEKIITEIFDEEYISVIQGPGSILGNMLIEKFRFDHIFFTGSERVGKEVLKMAAAHLTPVTLELGGKSPAIVDKNTNLDLAAKRLTTAKYYNAGQTCVAPDYLLVHEDVKEDFLKIMIKYIKDFFGDNPRESKDLGRIINEKRFDVLKGFLDEGHVIVGGESNREEKYIAPTIIDGIDLDSAIMQEEIFGPILPVMTYKDTDQIIKVVRKNRYPLALYLFTNDKELEDFIIERIEFGGGCINNGLLHLLNSKLPFGGVGNSGMGNYHGRYSFDRFSHKKSILKSHKNIDMPLRYPPYSEGQLNLVKKVMK, encoded by the coding sequence ATGGATGATATATCGATAAAAGAAGCTTTTAATTTGAAGAGGGAATACTTCGATAATGGAAATACCAAATCCTATGATTTTAGATTTCATAAATTACAAATACTGAAAGATGCCATAAAGAGATATGAACTTGAAATTGTTGATGCTCTCTATAAAGACCTACATAAGTCTGATTTTGAAGCATTTACTTCAGAAATAGGGTTTGTTTATGATGAGATTAATTATATTATGAAGCATTTAAAATCATGGATGAAACCGAAAAAAGTGGCAACACCTGTTACAACATATCCTGCTAAATCTTATTTATATTCAGAGCCATTAGGGGTAGTACTCATAGTTGGACCTTGGAACTATCCTTTTCATTTGTTAATGGCACCTTTAGTAGGTGCTATAGCTGCGGGAAATTGTGCCATCCTTAAACCATCTAATCAAGCAAACAACACAGCTAAAGTTGTGGAGAAAATTATCACTGAGATATTTGATGAGGAATATATTAGTGTAATACAAGGACCTGGATCTATCTTGGGTAACATGTTAATTGAAAAATTTAGATTCGATCATATATTTTTTACTGGAAGTGAAAGGGTTGGAAAAGAGGTATTGAAAATGGCAGCTGCTCATTTAACCCCAGTAACTTTGGAGTTAGGAGGCAAAAGTCCAGCTATTGTAGATAAAAATACAAATCTTGACTTAGCTGCAAAGAGACTCACTACTGCAAAATACTATAATGCTGGACAAACATGTGTTGCTCCAGATTATCTATTGGTTCATGAAGATGTGAAAGAAGATTTTTTAAAGATAATGATAAAATATATAAAAGACTTTTTTGGAGATAATCCAAGGGAAAGTAAAGATCTTGGACGAATTATTAATGAAAAGCGATTTGATGTCCTTAAGGGATTTTTAGATGAGGGTCATGTCATAGTCGGTGGAGAAAGTAATAGAGAAGAAAAGTATATAGCTCCAACTATAATTGATGGAATAGATTTAGATAGTGCAATCATGCAGGAAGAAATTTTCGGACCAATTTTACCTGTTATGACATATAAAGATACTGATCAAATAATAAAAGTGGTGAGGAAAAATCGATATCCATTGGCTCTTTATCTATTTACAAATGATAAAGAGTTAGAAGATTTTATCATTGAAAGAATTGAGTTCGGAGGAGGCTGTATTAACAATGGACTCTTACATCTACTTAATAGCAAACTTCCTTTCGGAGGAGTAGGAAACAGCGGCATGGGAAACTATCATGGAAGATACAGCTTTGATAGATTTTCACATAAAAAGAGTATCCTCAAATCTCATAAGAACATTGATATGCCATTGAGATATCCACCATATAGTGAGGGGCAATTAAATCTGGTAAAAAAAGTTATGAAATAA
- a CDS encoding GNAT family N-acetyltransferase has translation MNTIIKTKNEHFKIRFAEEKDLKLILDFIKELADYEKLLNEVVATEEILKESLFERKVAEVIIGEHDGEPVGFALFFHNFSTFLGRPGIYLEDLYIRPEMRGKGYGKILLSFLAKTALDRNCGRFEWWCIDWNEPSINFYKSIGAVPMDEWTVYRVHNEALTNLANEF, from the coding sequence ATGAATACAATAATTAAAACCAAAAATGAGCATTTTAAAATTAGATTTGCTGAAGAAAAGGATTTAAAACTAATTCTTGATTTTATAAAAGAACTAGCAGATTATGAAAAATTATTAAATGAAGTTGTCGCAACAGAGGAAATACTAAAAGAAAGCTTGTTTGAACGAAAGGTTGCAGAAGTGATTATTGGAGAGCATGATGGTGAACCTGTAGGATTTGCTCTTTTCTTTCATAATTTTTCTACTTTTTTAGGGAGACCTGGAATTTACTTAGAGGATTTATATATAAGGCCTGAAATGAGAGGAAAAGGATATGGGAAAATACTTCTATCATTTTTAGCAAAGACTGCCCTAGATAGAAATTGTGGAAGATTTGAATGGTGGTGTATAGATTGGAATGAACCATCAATTAATTTCTATAAAAGTATAGGGGCTGTACCAATGGATGAATGGACAGTTTACAGAGTACACAATGAAGCACTCACAAATTTAGCTAATGAATTTTAA
- a CDS encoding hydrophobe/amphiphile efflux-3 (HAE3) family transporter, which produces MGRIFGWIGKIIERNPIKIFLGTVLLFGILIIGALNVNMATGNETLVKADNEVYKSNKIMEENFGGDSIIVLFEGATTEEILSVNNIEKMWNIEQRFKYEENIFSMMSTASIVHQMTEMQSEKIKEQILTISDGLGDMSEKMIEIGSTLGSKDIKDPQEIKDKLSNLSKSTEAFNKLILGQNNLTEGATQLQGGLSNASEGLKMASIQLKELGNLAGDNMELKMKLNTLSENISKSAIGLMTMSEKTSMIKDGTANTANALTNVSNQLTEETSSMTGGLDGGISPDELKEMAAGFVTMGEKLGDISEGLELFHNKSEMMVANIPTTQEELDNLLYDEDLELRSIFSDVIVDPNHSVMIVKLQGNLGDEYKDAIYQDISTALEEEGFKDLSYIVSGKPVLDSSLRSEMKVNMKVMVAMAVALMFVILLLVFKIRWRILSLGIIFVSVIATLGFMGTINVPMTMVSMAVFPILIGLGIDYSIQFQNRYEEEKSAKVTLAQIGKAVAIAVLATVLGFISLYASPVPMIQDFGKMLTIGVFISFIGSVFLLMPILYLRDTFDKQTNRKVKVIDDKPTVLDKMLQGSAKFVVKYSIIVIAISIVIAAFGVVADRKVGVETDIETFMPQDMVALNDIHRVRDIVGSTNQMAIYMESDNILTEENKSWMKNTIKEIEDRFDDIVVDIKSIDTVVSNIAETEDISHSEYIDMVNSLPKSQSKMFLNEEQNKSVILLNIKHLPTDDLQIFVNELKGVVSDADMTVHVTGKSVLDVEMVDGLTSGRIKMTLIGIGLVFVVLLFIYRNIVKAFIPVFPIVLIVGMSGGIMYLLGLKYTPITATLGALVLGMGTEMTIMLLERYLEERKSGKEKLESMLITVTMIGKATVASGLTTVGGFSVLMASKFVILKDFGLMTVINVSLALMSTFIILPAVIIILDRFIVSKKEIEEGKEIQRKLTFENK; this is translated from the coding sequence TTGGGCAGAATATTTGGGTGGATAGGGAAGATAATTGAAAGAAATCCAATTAAGATTTTTCTAGGAACTGTATTGCTATTTGGCATATTAATTATAGGCGCTTTGAATGTAAATATGGCTACTGGTAATGAAACTTTAGTAAAAGCAGATAATGAAGTATATAAATCAAATAAAATAATGGAAGAAAACTTTGGTGGAGATTCAATTATTGTCTTATTTGAAGGGGCAACAACAGAGGAGATATTATCTGTTAATAATATTGAAAAGATGTGGAATATAGAACAGCGATTTAAATATGAAGAAAATATCTTTTCAATGATGAGTACAGCAAGTATAGTTCATCAAATGACAGAAATGCAATCTGAAAAAATAAAAGAGCAAATTTTAACCATATCTGATGGACTTGGTGATATGTCAGAAAAGATGATAGAAATTGGAAGTACATTAGGCTCTAAGGATATAAAAGATCCACAGGAGATAAAAGATAAATTAAGCAATCTATCTAAATCTACTGAAGCCTTTAATAAATTGATATTAGGTCAAAACAATCTTACTGAAGGAGCTACTCAACTACAAGGTGGATTATCTAATGCATCAGAAGGCTTGAAAATGGCTTCAATCCAATTAAAAGAATTAGGCAATTTAGCAGGGGATAATATGGAATTAAAGATGAAGCTAAATACATTATCTGAGAACATCAGTAAAAGTGCAATAGGGCTTATGACAATGTCAGAGAAAACATCAATGATAAAAGATGGAACAGCAAATACTGCAAATGCTTTAACTAATGTTAGCAATCAATTAACAGAAGAAACATCTTCTATGACAGGAGGATTAGATGGAGGAATTTCTCCAGATGAATTAAAAGAAATGGCAGCAGGATTTGTTACAATGGGTGAAAAATTAGGTGATATATCAGAAGGTCTAGAACTTTTCCACAATAAATCTGAGATGATGGTAGCAAATATACCTACGACACAAGAAGAGTTAGATAATTTGCTTTATGACGAAGATTTAGAACTTCGTTCAATATTTTCTGATGTAATTGTTGACCCCAATCATAGTGTGATGATTGTAAAGTTACAAGGGAATTTAGGAGATGAATATAAGGATGCGATTTATCAAGATATATCCACTGCCTTAGAGGAAGAAGGCTTTAAGGATTTGTCATATATAGTATCTGGAAAACCAGTATTAGATTCTTCTTTAAGATCTGAAATGAAAGTTAATATGAAAGTAATGGTGGCAATGGCTGTTGCTTTAATGTTTGTAATATTGCTATTAGTATTTAAAATTAGATGGAGAATATTGAGTCTAGGTATTATATTTGTTTCAGTAATAGCAACTTTAGGATTTATGGGAACTATTAATGTACCTATGACAATGGTGTCTATGGCTGTTTTTCCTATTTTAATCGGACTAGGGATAGATTATTCAATACAGTTCCAAAACAGATATGAAGAAGAAAAATCTGCAAAGGTAACTTTAGCGCAAATCGGAAAGGCTGTAGCTATAGCAGTATTGGCCACAGTTCTAGGATTTATTTCTCTTTATGCATCTCCAGTACCTATGATTCAAGACTTCGGAAAGATGTTAACCATAGGAGTTTTTATAAGTTTTATCGGATCTGTATTTTTGCTTATGCCAATATTGTATCTAAGGGATACCTTTGATAAACAGACAAATAGAAAGGTAAAAGTAATCGATGATAAACCAACTGTGTTAGATAAGATGCTCCAAGGAAGTGCCAAATTTGTTGTGAAATATTCTATAATAGTTATTGCTATTTCAATTGTTATTGCTGCATTTGGTGTAGTAGCAGATAGAAAAGTTGGAGTAGAAACAGATATAGAAACATTTATGCCTCAAGACATGGTAGCTTTAAATGACATCCATAGAGTTAGAGATATTGTTGGGTCTACAAATCAAATGGCAATTTACATGGAAAGTGATAATATTCTAACTGAAGAAAACAAATCATGGATGAAGAATACAATAAAAGAAATAGAGGATAGATTTGATGATATTGTAGTTGATATTAAATCTATAGATACTGTTGTAAGTAATATTGCTGAAACAGAAGATATTTCCCATAGCGAATATATAGATATGGTAAACAGTTTGCCTAAATCACAAAGCAAAATGTTTTTGAATGAAGAACAGAATAAATCTGTAATTTTATTAAATATAAAACACCTTCCAACAGATGACTTACAAATATTTGTGAATGAATTAAAAGGTGTAGTAAGTGATGCAGATATGACAGTCCATGTCACTGGAAAGTCTGTTTTAGATGTTGAGATGGTAGATGGTTTAACTTCTGGAAGAATTAAGATGACTTTAATAGGAATTGGATTAGTATTTGTAGTATTACTTTTCATATACAGAAATATAGTTAAGGCATTTATTCCAGTATTCCCAATAGTATTAATAGTAGGAATGTCAGGAGGAATCATGTATTTACTAGGTCTAAAGTATACTCCAATTACGGCTACATTAGGTGCATTAGTCTTGGGAATGGGTACAGAGATGACCATAATGTTACTTGAAAGATATCTTGAAGAAAGAAAATCAGGCAAAGAAAAACTAGAATCTATGTTAATTACTGTAACCATGATAGGCAAAGCTACAGTAGCCTCAGGACTAACTACAGTGGGTGGTTTTAGCGTATTGATGGCTTCTAAGTTTGTAATATTAAAGGACTTTGGATTAATGACAGTAATAAATGTTTCCTTAGCTTTAATGAGTACATTTATTATACTACCAGCAGTAATTATTATCCTAGATAGATTTATAGTTAGTAAAAAAGAAATAGAAGAAGGTAAGGAGATTCAAAGAAAATTAACTTTTGAGAATAAGTAA